The following is a genomic window from Saprospiraceae bacterium.
TCATGAACAAATTCCTTGTATCTTTCTGTAAAGATGGCTATTTCGTTATTGTCCCTGGATGAATTCACAAATGGTTTTGGATCTGCGGCTGGAGCATATGCACGGTCACGTACAGGTTTTATGAATGGTGAAGGATCGGCACCTTCTGCATTGGCAATTTCCGCCAGCATAAGTAACCTGTCCGCTTCTCTGTAAACAGGCCAGTCATCAGAAAAATATCGTTTATTGGCATTTATCACACCCAGAAATTTAACCAGCGCTGTATTTCTGATGGTAATTGCATATGGTGGATTTCCGGTTCTGTTTACTCTGTAATAGTCGTAAAAAGTAGCATCTCTTCGTTTGTCAGCTACATCATACAATTTAAAAAGCTCAAAAGTATAAGCATACCTTTGTATTATTTGTTGAGAGTTCGAAGCTGCAATTATTAAAGGGTCAACGAGCAGTGGTCCGCTTGCTAAAGAATCTTTATAGTGCTGATTGTCAAAATTAAATGTGGAATAAGTAAAAGCACCAATATTTTGCATTTCTGACTCTCCGACAAGATTCCTGAAAGCAAATATAATCTCTTTATTATTTTTTTGATTTGATGCAAAAACACTCGGAAATGTGGATTGCAATGATGTTCCTATTACTGATTGCAAGGCAGTCTTAGCTTCAGCCAGATCAGCGTTGGTGCCATAGACTTTTGCTGACCATAGAAACACATCTCCTTTCAACATGGCTGATGCATTGGGACTCCACTGACTTTTTTCTGTAGGACTCACTGCTGCTCCAAACGAAGCCAACGATTTGGCTACATCAGCTTTTATCGTGGCCAGTACTTCTGCTTCAGAAGCACGTGCTTTTCTCAGAGCTACCGGATCGGTGTTACCGTTTAGTGCTTCAGGTTCAAGCCTGATGGGCACTCCTCCGTATGTCCTCAGCAGGTGAAAATAATAGAAAGCACGAATACCATATGCCTGGCCCAAGAAATACTTTTTGCGGGATTCACTAAGGAAGGTGATTTTCTCCACGTTTTGAATAAACAAATTGATCTGGAGAATCGGGCCATAAAATCCAGCCCAATTTGACACACCTGTTGAGTTTTCATTGAGTCTGTTCTCAATTACCGGCAGTTCGTTCAGTGAGGTGTTTTGTCTGTCTATATTGCTGTAACCGCCACCTCTCATCTCTCCAAGTCTTACAAACATAAACTGGTTGTCTCTCATCTGCTTGTGGATACCGACCATAAAGTTATTGACCTGAGCTTCGTTTTGCCAAAAGTTTCCACTACCAAAATAGTCTTCAGGAGCAAGATCAAGCGTATCTGAACAAGATGATATACCTGCAATAATTATAAATGTGTAAATACAATATTTTAAAGTTTTCATTTTATTAATTTTTAAAATTATCAGATGTATTTAAATTAGAAAGTAACATTGGCGCCAAAAATCACTTGTGTTGGTATGGTATAAGCGCTGTTCTGAGCACCTGTTCTCTCCGGTAAATTGAGCATTTTATGTGTAATATACCCAAGGTTTTGACCTGTGACACTCAGATTCAGTGCTGACATTTTAAGCTTTTTGATGAGAGACACCGGTAAAGTATAACTCAAAGTCACTTCTCTAATCGCAAGGTAATCAGATGGAACAAAAAACATACTGGATGGTCTGTCAAAATTTTTAGTATTGAGTTGATCTGCCCATACATATCTTGGTAGTGATGCGTTAGGGTTCTCTGGTGTCCATGTATCTTTTACAAGATCAGTTGGATTAAATTCCCCTTGTGCCGATGCCAATGCCCACATCTGCATGAAATCCTGCTGAATATGGCCCAAACCAAAATCAAATCTTCCTAATATAGAAAATCCTTTAAAACTGACTGTGGTATTGAAGCCACCCGTCCAGCGTGGCAATTGTCTTCCCAATGATACCATGTCACGTGTATCAATGGTATCATTGTTGTCAATATCTTTCCATTTCATGTCACCCAGTTGAGTAGTCAACCATCCGCCAGCCAAAGTCAGTTTTCTTTCTGCAATAATTTTTGGACTAGCTACTCTCCTACCTGCTGAACCATTGAACCAAACTTGTCCTGCTGCAAGATCCGTTTTATTATAATTAGCCAGATCTTCAGCAGTTCTGATGATGCCGTCACTAACAAAACCAAAAATTTCACCCCATTCCTGGCCTTCCTGGAAGCCACCTACCCAGATTAATTGACCAGTTTTGGGATCATATATTTGTTGCCCGCCTTGTCTGTTATTTTCGTTGCCATTGAAAGGTAGCTTCAGGATGGTATTCTTATTCCATGCTGCATTTGCACCCAACTGAATATTAAAATCTTTACTTTGAACCAATCTGTATGTTGCTTCCAATTCCACACCGCGGTTTCTCATACTTCCGTTATTCGTACGAATACTGGAAACACCAGAAGACGTAGGCAGCAGGACATTGGCTATTTTATCATCTGTGATTCTATTATAATATGCAACCGATGCATTCAATTTGTTATCAAACAAACCGATATCTGCTCCAACTTCGGTAGTATTGGTTTTTTCCCATTTTAGATTTGGGTTCGCTATTCCTGTTTGCAGAAAACCTATTGTACCTGCATATGCGGTTTGAGATCCGAAAGCACCCTGAAGTTCATAAGTACCTATGCCGCCTACATTACCATTTCGGCCCCAACTGCCTCTTAATTTCATAAAAGACAACCAAGGACTGAAAGACTTCATAAAATCCTCATGATGCATCAACCATCCAACAGAAAAAGCGGGAAAAACACCAAAACGATTATCACCCAATAAACGTGAATATCCATCGCGTCTGACAGTGAAAGATGCCAGATATTTTCCGGAATAATCATAATTTACCCGACCAAATGAAGACAAAATCCTTTCTCTGGCATGGTAGGAGTCAGTGCCTCTGGTTTGTTGGTCAACGTTGTTTTGTGTCAATTGCAGGTCTTGAAAGTCGTCAGTAGGTGCCAATCTTCCACTAGCGGCTAAACCTTCATTATATGCATCGAAATATTCATATCCTGCCATAGCATCTATATTGTGCTTCTGAGAGAAAGACCGGGTATAATTTACGATGGCGTTGTAGGTTTGTCTGGTGGTTCTGTCAAATGAAGATGATGAACTTCGATCACGGTTCCATCCTGTATTTGGGTTAGTTAAACTTAATATTCCGATGCGGAAATCCTGATTAAAACTTTCAGAAATGCCTTCATCATACATTAAAATACCATTGACCCTTACAAATAGATCTTTAGTCAGATTTACCTTAAAAGCCTGATTTAAAGTGATTTTATCCGTTTGGTTTTTTCTTTTGTACTTATCAATATTATAGATAGGATTACCATCGCTTGCATCTCTACCAAGCAGCAATTCACCATTTTCATTATAACCTCTCATGGTAGGTGGAGCTGAAAGCATCCTTCCCCAATAATTACCTTCTCCATTTTGCAAGGATTGATCTCTCCAGTCTGCTCGTGCAAATTGCATTCCGCTTTCGGATTTTAACCAGGAGTTGATATTATACTCTCCGTTAAAAGCAAAATTGTATCTTTTGTAAAAGGTTCTAATTGAAAGTCCACCTTCGTCATAATAGCCCAGATTTGCGTAATATTTACCTCTGTCATTTCCACCACTGAATCCCAAGTTATAATCCCCAATAGGTGCTGTCTGATTTAAACCAAAGTCACCGTAATTAAAATCTTTATATATCAAATCAGCAATACTACCATTTGGATCGTAATTGCCGGCAGCGTTGGTTTTTACTGCATCTTTCATGGTCTTCCATCCTGGTTTGCCCAAAAGCTCTTTATTGGTATCGGTCAATCTCATCACACTCCATATACCTGCTGTGTTGTAATTTCCATCCACAATGTTGCCGGAAGCATCTTTATACAAATTCCCTGTACCTCTGGGTCCAACAGCTGATAATGCTGTATTGGATGCCACTGTGCCTAAAGTTCCGTTGATCATTGCCTGTACTACTCCAAGTCGTGTCCATTTGATATAATCTTCTGCATTTAGAAAATTGTAAGGTACATTTAGATCACTGAAGCCTCTTCTTATTTTAAATGTAACGGCAGATGTACCTGCAGCGCCACGCTTGGATGTGACAAGTATCACTCCATTGCTCGCCCTTGCACCGTAAATGGCAGTAGCTGAAGCGTCCTTTAACACTTCAATACTCTCAATCTCTTCTGGATTAATATCACTCAACGAGCCTCTGATCTGTCCATCCATGATAACTAATGGACTACCGGTTCCATCGAAATTTGTACCACCTCTCAGCACAATATTGGGTAAGGCACCAGGTCTTCCTGAAGTATTGGATACACGCAACCCCGGAATTGTACCGGCTAATGCCTGTGCCGGGTTGGATCGAAGGCCTGTCTCCAAAAACTTATTATCAAGCTTTGATACTGCGGAAATTAGTTTTGACTTTCTTACCGTACCGTAGCCTACTACAACTACTTCATCCAAAGTACTGGCAGATTCTTCAAGCATAATTTCCAGATCTTTAACTAATAATACCGGAATGTTTTTTGTGGTATATCCGATCATAGAAACTGAAATCTCACCGTTCGGATTATCTACTGTAAGTGTAAATGTTCCGTCAACATCTGACACAGTGCCAATATCAGTACCTACCACTAAAATATTAACACCGGGCAATGTGATACCACTGCCGGCATCTTTTACAGTACCATTGATTTTTAGCTGTGACAAACCCAATGTCCAGGAAAAGATCAGAAAGGTGAAAATGAATAAAATTCTGGTTTTTAAATTTTTCATTATAAAATGTGTTAATGATTAAAAAGTTAAATTACGTATTATGTCATACATAACGCAAATTTATGTTATCTTCCTGAACCATCAAA
Proteins encoded in this region:
- a CDS encoding RagB/SusD family nutrient uptake outer membrane protein → MKTLKYCIYTFIIIAGISSCSDTLDLAPEDYFGSGNFWQNEAQVNNFMVGIHKQMRDNQFMFVRLGEMRGGGYSNIDRQNTSLNELPVIENRLNENSTGVSNWAGFYGPILQINLFIQNVEKITFLSESRKKYFLGQAYGIRAFYYFHLLRTYGGVPIRLEPEALNGNTDPVALRKARASEAEVLATIKADVAKSLASFGAAVSPTEKSQWSPNASAMLKGDVFLWSAKVYGTNADLAEAKTALQSVIGTSLQSTFPSVFASNQKNNKEIIFAFRNLVGESEMQNIGAFTYSTFNFDNQHYKDSLASGPLLVDPLIIAASNSQQIIQRYAYTFELFKLYDVADKRRDATFYDYYRVNRTGNPPYAITIRNTALVKFLGVINANKRYFSDDWPVYREADRLLMLAEIANAEGADPSPFIKPVRDRAYAPAADPKPFVNSSRDNNEIAIFTERYKEFVHEGKTWYDLLRMKAGSDPLVFRSTLHPFGVLDKATKSFEVRWPIEPAVWTNDPLVDQTPGYQTTKPK
- a CDS encoding SusC/RagA family TonB-linked outer membrane protein is translated as MKNLKTRILFIFTFLIFSWTLGLSQLKINGTVKDAGSGITLPGVNILVVGTDIGTVSDVDGTFTLTVDNPNGEISVSMIGYTTKNIPVLLVKDLEIMLEESASTLDEVVVVGYGTVRKSKLISAVSKLDNKFLETGLRSNPAQALAGTIPGLRVSNTSGRPGALPNIVLRGGTNFDGTGSPLVIMDGQIRGSLSDINPEEIESIEVLKDASATAIYGARASNGVILVTSKRGAAGTSAVTFKIRRGFSDLNVPYNFLNAEDYIKWTRLGVVQAMINGTLGTVASNTALSAVGPRGTGNLYKDASGNIVDGNYNTAGIWSVMRLTDTNKELLGKPGWKTMKDAVKTNAAGNYDPNGSIADLIYKDFNYGDFGLNQTAPIGDYNLGFSGGNDRGKYYANLGYYDEGGLSIRTFYKRYNFAFNGEYNINSWLKSESGMQFARADWRDQSLQNGEGNYWGRMLSAPPTMRGYNENGELLLGRDASDGNPIYNIDKYKRKNQTDKITLNQAFKVNLTKDLFVRVNGILMYDEGISESFNQDFRIGILSLTNPNTGWNRDRSSSSSFDRTTRQTYNAIVNYTRSFSQKHNIDAMAGYEYFDAYNEGLAASGRLAPTDDFQDLQLTQNNVDQQTRGTDSYHARERILSSFGRVNYDYSGKYLASFTVRRDGYSRLLGDNRFGVFPAFSVGWLMHHEDFMKSFSPWLSFMKLRGSWGRNGNVGGIGTYELQGAFGSQTAYAGTIGFLQTGIANPNLKWEKTNTTEVGADIGLFDNKLNASVAYYNRITDDKIANVLLPTSSGVSSIRTNNGSMRNRGVELEATYRLVQSKDFNIQLGANAAWNKNTILKLPFNGNENNRQGGQQIYDPKTGQLIWVGGFQEGQEWGEIFGFVSDGIIRTAEDLANYNKTDLAAGQVWFNGSAGRRVASPKIIAERKLTLAGGWLTTQLGDMKWKDIDNNDTIDTRDMVSLGRQLPRWTGGFNTTVSFKGFSILGRFDFGLGHIQQDFMQMWALASAQGEFNPTDLVKDTWTPENPNASLPRYVWADQLNTKNFDRPSSMFFVPSDYLAIREVTLSYTLPVSLIKKLKMSALNLSVTGQNLGYITHKMLNLPERTGAQNSAYTIPTQVIFGANVTF